In the Chroococcidiopsis sp. SAG 2025 genome, one interval contains:
- a CDS encoding DUF1614 domain-containing protein, with protein MFYLPVSILLFILLLLVFPFIWFALTLDVVQIAVAKLGFSANAALFLLAAIIIGSTINIPLYKVESQIEIVDNYSDLWVRQFFGIPLPRIHQKTIVALNIGGGLIPVLVALYQFRHANPLAIVLVTALVTVVSYYAARVVPGIGIQMNPLLAPITAAIASAFITRGIHAAPVAFAGGVLGTLIGADILHLKEIQRMTPGVLSIGGAGVFDGIALCGLFTLLLS; from the coding sequence ATGTTCTACCTCCCTGTTTCTATCTTGTTGTTTATTTTACTTTTGTTAGTATTTCCTTTTATTTGGTTCGCATTGACGCTTGATGTTGTCCAAATAGCAGTAGCAAAATTAGGGTTTTCTGCCAATGCTGCTCTATTTTTATTGGCAGCAATAATTATTGGTAGCACAATCAATATTCCTTTGTACAAGGTAGAATCTCAAATTGAAATTGTCGATAACTATAGCGATTTGTGGGTACGACAATTTTTCGGTATTCCCCTACCGCGCATTCATCAAAAAACAATTGTTGCTTTAAATATCGGTGGTGGTTTAATTCCCGTTCTCGTAGCTTTATATCAATTTCGCCATGCTAATCCACTAGCGATTGTTTTAGTCACTGCGCTCGTCACAGTTGTGAGTTACTACGCTGCTCGTGTCGTACCAGGAATCGGAATTCAGATGAATCCGTTACTGGCTCCAATAACCGCCGCGATCGCGTCTGCTTTCATCACTAGAGGAATCCACGCCGCACCCGTTGCCTTTGCTGGCGGGGTGCTGGGAACTTTAATCGGTGCGGATATATTACACTTAAAAGAAATTCAGCGCATGACACCAGGAGTTCTTAGTATCGGTGGTGCTGGCGTGTTTGACGGAATTGCCTTGTGTGGTTTATTTACTCTTTTGCTATCGTAG